A part of Anabas testudineus chromosome 7, fAnaTes1.2, whole genome shotgun sequence genomic DNA contains:
- the commd7 gene encoding COMM domain-containing protein 7 encodes MQLHFTKDVLPDSVSTDFQNLNKLNEQQFLCLIEILFQFLLEPKETERFMQKLTEFAGQHGMSAGPLRNLMKSVLLVPQGALKKNLTTEQIREDLVTLGLYEDKSALFSQQWGEHYAALSRLAVGQTLMVNQLVDMEWKFGVTVGTSEIYKVGNIFLQLKLVVRKGNSTENIYMELTLPQFYNFLHEMERAKASMECFS; translated from the exons ATGCAGCTCCACTTTACTAAAGATGTTTTACCGGACTCTGTCAGCACAGACTTTCAGAACCTCAACAAATTAAACGAGCAG caATTTCTTTGTCTGATTGAGATTCTGTTCCAGTTCCTGCTTGAGCCCAAAGAG acagagAGGTTTATGCAGAAGCTGACAGAGTTTGCAGGGCAGCATGGCATGAGTGCTGGCCCTCTCAGGAACCTGATGAAGAGTGTCCTCCTGGTGCCACAAG GAGCCCTGAAGAAAAACCTGACGACTGAGCAGATCAGAGAAGACCTGGTGACATTAG GACTATACGAGGACAAGTCGGCTCTTTTTTCACAGCAG TGGGGGGAGCACTATGCAGCACTGTCTAGACTTGCTGTTGGACAGACGCTGATGGTCAATCAGCTGGTTGACATGGAGTGGAAGTTTGGAG tgacTGTCGGCACCAGTGAGATTTATAAAGTTGGTAATATCTTTCTACAG TTGAAACTGGTGGTCAGAAAGGGGAATTCCACAGAAAACATCTACATGG AGTTGACGCTTCCCCAATTTTACAACTTCCTACATGAGATGGAGAGAGCCAAGGCCAGCATGGAGTGTTTCAgctga